GCGTTGACGCGCATGCCGTGACACCGATGGTGGCCTCCGGGGACGTCCCCGGAGGCCACCATTCGTCCCGTCCGGCGCGACGGACGGGCGGGTCACTCCTCGAAGTCACCCTCGTCGTCGCCCTCGAACGCCTCCTCGATCAGCTCGCCGGCCACCAGGCCGCCGGCCACGCCGAGCGCCCCGGCGGCCACCATGCCGCCCATGCCGCCGCCGTGACCGTGACCGTGACCGCCGTGGCCGTAGCCGTGCGGGGCGGCGAAGCCCCCGCCGCGCAGGCCGCCGAACCGGTTGACGGTCTCGCCCAGCCAGCCGTCGACCACCTGGGTCCAGTCGACCCGGTCGGCGTCGGCGTGGGAGACCGTGTACCGGCCGAAACTGTCCTGGCCGGGGGTGAGGAAGCCGCCGCGCTTGTCGCACTCCAGGACGACGTCGACGCCCTGCTGGCTCGTCACGAAGGTCAGCTCGACCTCGTTGACGGTGTGCGCGTACTGCGGGGCGGCGAAGAACTCGATCTCCTGGTAGAAGGGCAGCGTCTGCTGGACGCCGTAGATGTGCCCGCGCTCCAGGTCGGCCTTCTTGAAGCGGAAGCCGAGCCGCTGGAACGCCTCCAGGATCCGCTCGTGCACCGGCAGCGGATGCACGTTGACCTGGTCGAGGTCGCCCTTGTCGACCGCCCGGGCGATCGCCAGCTCGGTGCGCAGGCCCATGGTCATGCCGTGCAGCCGCTGACCGTAGACGTCGGTGATCGGCGTCTCCCAGGGCACCGGCAACTGGAACGGGATGGCGAGCTGCTGCTTCGGCGCGAGCTGAAGCGGGCCGCTGACGCCCATCCGGTGGAACTCCATGACTCCGGCGTACTCGCCGTCACCGCTCTCCACCTCGACCCGGGTGACCAGGCCGAGGGTGATGTGCTCGATGTTCGCCGGAGCGTCTCCGCCGACCAGGTTGACCTGGCCGTCGAGGGTGAGGCCGGGCCGGGTGTTGGGGTTGGCGAGGACGGTGTCCACACTCGGCCCGCCGACCCCGAACGCGCTCAACATCTTCTTGAAGACCATGTCGCAAACTCCCGGTGAATCGCGCCGGCCCTCCACGGTGGAACCGCGCGCTACTGCGCGCAGCGTATCGGCCTCCACTGGGAGCTGCCTGTGAGGACACGGCGACCACGTCGGTCGGCCGGGACGCCTACCGGGACCGGGAACCGCCGTCCGACGCCGGCCGGCCACCAGGGCCGACCGGCGCCGTCGTCCGGACCGGAACCGCCGATTCCGATCCGGACGGGTCAGGCGGCGGCGCAGCTCAGCGTCGGAGCGGGATTGCTGCTCTGCGCCGAGCCGATGAAGCCGAACGTCGTGCTGACGCCGGCGCCGAGGCTGCCGTTGTAGCTGACGTTCTTCGCGGTCACCGACGAGCCGCTGCCGGTGACCGTGGCGTTCCAGAACTGGGTGACCCGCTGGCCGTTGGCGTAGGTCCAGGTCACCGTCCAGCCGTTGATCGCGGACGGGCCGGCGGTCACCTTCACCTCGGCCTGGAAGCCGCCCTGCCAGGAGCCGATCAGGGCGTACGTGGCCGCGCAGCTCCGGCCGGCCGGCGGCGGCGTGGTCGGGGCCGGGGTGGTCGGCGCCGGGGTGGTCGGCGCGGGCGTGGTGGGCGCCGGGGTGGTCGGCGCGGGCGTGGTCGGGTTGGGCGTGGCGTTGCCGTAGACGGACGCCTCCCGGGCGGTCTGCTTGATGCCGTTGGCGCCGTCGAAGAGGCGCTGACCCCAACTGCTCAGGTTGTTCGGGTCGAAGTTGACCGCCAGGTCGAGGTACTCGACGCCGCCGCCGTTGCCGCTCCACGACCAGCCCAGCCAGCCGATGCCGTTGGCCTGGGAGTAGGAGAGGATGGCGTCCTCGTCGGGGTTGCCGTCGGAGTGGTCGTGCCCGAACTCGCCCACCACGATCGGCAGCTTGGCGCTGCGGAACCGGCCCAGGTAGTCGCTGACCTCCGCGGCGGTGTCGAACACCCCGTACATGTGGATGGAGAACACGGTGTTCCGCGCCGGGTCGGCGGCGAAGACCGACGCCGCGTTGTCCCGCATGGTGAAGGACCAGTCCTGGCCCCAGTTCGGGGCGTCCACCATGATGGTGTGCTCGAAGCCTGCGGTCCGCAGCCGCTTGATCGCGTTCGAGGTGTCGGTGGCCCAGGTGCCGTAGCCCTGGTTGCCGTACGGCTCGTTGCCGATGTTGAGGATGACGTACTTCTCCTGGCCGGCCAGGGCCGACTTGACGCTGATCCAGTAGTCGACCGCCTGGGCCAGGGTCGCCGCGCCGGCCTGCTCGCCGTACCCGGTGGTGTCGTGCACCTCCAGCACACAGATCAACCGGTTTTGCTTGCACAGCGAGACGACGTTGGTGACGTCCGCGGTGTCGTTCTTCGTCCAGCGCTGGCCGCTGGCGAGCACCACCCGGACGCTGTTCGCGCCGAGCCGCTTGACGTCGGCGAAGGAGCTGGTCTGCTGGGGGTACCAGGTGTGCGCGTGGTTGACGCCGCGCATGATGAACTCGTTGCCGTTGGCGTCGAGGAGCTTGCCGTCGGCGACGGTGAAACCGGCCGCCGCGTGTGCCGGTGACATGCCGAACGCCACCAGGCCGACGACGAACGCCAGCAACGCGGAGGCGACGACGGAGAGTCGTGTCTTCATGGCCTTCCTCAGGGAACGACCCCCGGCCCAAGGGGGTGCGGGATGTGACAGTCAGCGGCTGCAGCCCGACAGCCGGCCGCCCGGCGACCCGGCGACGTGGGCATCAGCGTAGGCCGATGCGACAGCCAGGGGCAACCTGAACCGGTTAAGAGATTCGGTCACCGACGGGCAGGCAGGGATTGACCGACCGCCGGCGGGGTACCCGGAGAGGATCGACGGCGAGAGGAGACGGGTCATGGTCAAGGTCGGCTACACCCTGATGTGCGAGCAGGCCGGTCCGAAGGAACTGGTCGACTACGCGGTACGGGCGGAGGCGGCCGGCTTTGACCAGCTCGTCGTCTCCGACCACTACTACCCGTGGCTGGAGTCGCAGGGCCACTCGCCGTACGCGTGGTCGGTGCTCGGCGCGGTCGCGCACGCCACCTCCCGCGCGGAGCTGATGTCCTTCGTGACCTGCCCGATCCGCCGCTACCACCCGGCGGTGGTGGCGCAGAAGGCCAGCACCGTCGGCGTGCTCTCGGACGGGCGGTTCACCCTCGGGGTGGGCGCCGGGGAGAACCTCAACGAGCACGTGGTCGGCGGTTGGCCGCACGTGCAGCAGCGGCACGAGATGTTCGAGGAGGCGTTGCAGATCATCCGGCCGCTGCTCAACGGGGAGACGCTGACCTTCTCCGGCAACCACTACGACGTGCCCGACGCGTACGTGTGGGACCGCCCGTCGCGTCCGGTGCCGATGGCCGTCGCCGCCTCCGGCCGGCAGTCGGCCACCCTGGCCGCCGAGTACGGCAACGGCGTCATCTCCACCGAGCCGGACCGCCACCTGATCGAGATGTACGACGACGCGGGCGGCGCGGGCCAGCCCCGGTACGGCCAGGTGGCGATCTGCTACGGGCCGGACGAGTCGGAATGCCGCAAGATCGTGCACGACCAGTTCCGCTGGTTCGGGCTCGGCTGGAAGGTCAACGCCGAGCTGCCCGGCCCGGACTCCTTCGAGGCGGCCACCGAGTACGTCCGGGAGGAGGACGTCGCCGAGGGCATCTCCTGCGGCCCGGACGTCGACAGGCACGTGGCCGCGTTCAAGAAGTTCGTCGACGCCGGCTTCAGTCACGTCGCCCTCGTCCAGGTCGGCGGGGACACCCAGCCGATGTTCCTGGACTGGGCCCGCGAGGAGCTGCTCCCCCGGCTACGCGAGCTGTGAGCCGGCCCGCCCCGGCACCGCCCGCGCCCCGGTCGGCTCGGACGGAGGTGACCCGGGACGGCTTCGGCCCCGCCCGGTTGCGGCTCGCGCTCGCCGCGCCCCGCCCGGCCGCCGGTCTGGTGAGCCAGTGGCGGGTGGTCGACGGCATCCGTACCCACTGCCGCCGTACCACCGAGCCGGCCGGCGGCCGCCTGCCCGTGGTGCTTGTGCACGGGCTGGCCGTCTCGCACCGGTACCTCACCCCGCTGGCGGTGGCGCTTGCCGCCACCCACCCGGTGTTCGTGCCGGACCTGCCGGGCTTCGGGTTGAGCAGCCCGCCCGCCGCCGCCTACGACGCGACGCGGCACGCCGCCCACCTGGCCGCCTGGCTGGACGCGTACCGCCTGGAGTCGGTCTGCCTGGTCGGGCACTCGTTCGGCGCGGAGGTGGCGGCGGCGCTGGCCGTCCGGCGACCCGAGACGGTCGCCGCGCTGGCGCTGGCCGGCCCGACCAGCGACCCGGCGGCCCGCTCCCGGCGGGGGCAGTTCGGCCGGTTCCTGGTGGACACCCTCCGGGAGGCGAAACTCCAGGCCCCGGTCCTGCTCCGGGACATCCTCGACGCCGGGCCGCGTCGGGTGCACGCCACCCTGTCGCACTCTGTACGCAATCCGGTCGAGACCGACCTGGTCCGGATCAGCGCCCCCACCCTGGTGGTGACCGGCAGCCGGGACCCGATCGCCCCGCCTGCCTGGCGGGACACCGTCGGCCGGCTTGTCCCGACGGCACGTGTGGTGGCCGTGCCGGGGGCCGCGCACAACGTCGCGACCACCGCGCCGGCCCAGGTCGCCGACGCGGTAAGCGCCTTCCTCGATCACTGTCCCAGGAACGGGTGAACAGCCATGCGTATCGGCAACACGGAGATCCGGCCGCTCGGTGGTGGCCTCGGCTGCCTCCTGATGATCCTCTTCTCGGTGGTCGCCTCCATCGTGCTGACCGTCCTGGTCAACGTGGTGCTCTGAGGGTGACCCGGGATCACCCCCGCGTACGCGGGGAAGAGGCCCTCGGGGTCGGTGCAGAGGAGGGCGCCGGGGGATCACCCCCGCGTGCGCGGGGAAGAGTCCAGCGTCGCCGCCCACTGCCGGAGGATCCGCGGATCACCCCCGCGTGCGCGGGGAAGAGACTTCTTGACCTGGGGCGCTAAAGATCAACTGCCGCGTTTTCCTTCACTTTGATTCGCTTGCTGTCCACGATGTGGACGGTGTCATCACACCGGACAGTGTCCGGGATCCCTCCGCCCGAAGGCAACCGCCGAAGCGAGCGAGGCCCACTCCACCAGCGGCGCCCGAGACCCGCCCCCGCAAGTACGCGAGTTCTCTTTCAACCAAGCGAGGGCCGAGCGCGGGATGGCTCCCCACCTTGCAGCGACGGAACGCACAGAGCGCTACCCGGGCTGACGAGGACCACCAGTCCGCATCAATGAAACTAAATCCTTCCGATCGGCACGACCACCCCGGATCAAGGAAATCGCATCCATGCCATCCCTCAAACGCAGACGCACACGCTATTTGCACGCGTGGGAATTGCGCATCTATAGCGGTTGTCGGAGGCAGCCGGTAAGGTCCATCGAGTTGGCGCGAACGCATGAGTCGCCAGCGGCCGAAATCGTTCCTGACTCGACAGAGCGACGTTCCACCGCTGGCGTCCTGATGTAACAAAACGCTACATGGAGAGGAGTGGCGAATGGCCGACGATATGGGATCGACCGTCCCGAGACGACAGCTCGGGCGGGCCCTGCGGGAACTGCGCTCCGAGGCCCAGATGACCTTGGACGGCGCGGCGGACGCGCTGCACTGCAGCCGACAGAAGGTGTGGCGCATCGAGAGCGGCCTCGGCCCCATCCGCCCCCTCGACGTCCGCGCTCTCTGCGATCTCTACAGCGCCACCCCCGAACTCACCCAGGCCCTCATCGCCCTCGCCCAGGAAACCAAAGCCAAAGGCTGGTGGCACTCCTACCTCGACGCCATCCCCGAATGGTTCGAGCTCTATCTCGATCTGGAGTCGAGCACGTCCCGCCTACGCGAGTACGACGACACCCTGATCCCTGGACTGCTCCAGACCCGAGGCTATGCCCGTGGCGTGTATCAACATCGACTCCGCATCTCAGAGGAGGAACGGGAGCGACTGGTCGAAGCTCGGCTCCAACGTCAGACACTCCTCCAACGCCGCCTACCACCCGCGCCGCGCTTCGAGGTGGTTGTTTCCGAGTCGGCGCTCCTTCGAGTCGTGGGCGACCCAGCCACCATGGCCGAGCAGCTACGACACCTCATCGGCATGAGCACGCTCCCCCACATCGTGATCCGGGTGCTCCCGTTCAGCACGGGCCTGCACTTCGGCGCGGTGGCTGGCCCCTTCGTCGTACTGGACTTCCCGGTCGGCAAGCGCATCGATCCCGCGCCCTCGATCATCTACAAGGAGTCGCTGACCGGGGCGCTCTACCTTGACCGCAAGGAAGAACTCGCGATCTACGAAGAAGTGTGGGCAAGCCTCACGTCGCTGGCCCTTGATGAGCAACAATCAAGGAGGCTGATTGACAAGATCACGACGGAGGTCCACCGTGGCTGACCTGACCGGCGCTCAGTGGCGCAAGAGCACCCGCAGCGGTGACAACGGCGGCAACTGCGTCGAGGTAGCCGACAACCTGCCCGGCATCGTCGCCGTACGCGACAGCAAGGACCCGACCGGTCCCGCCCTCACCTTCTCCCGCGACGCCTGGGCCGCCTTCACTGCCGTGACCGCCAGGCGCCACCGTTGAGCCAACGGGTCGACACGGGAGAGACCGCGACGTAGCTGACTGGTCACCCGACAGCCCGAGGGGCGGGCGGGCCGCCCACGCCGACCCGCCCGCCGTCCCGCCGGGATCCGCTCAGGCCAGGTCGTACGCCAGGCCGGGCCAGAACCTCGGCAGGGCGCTGAACCACGCCTTGCCCGGTCGCACGTTGCACCCCGACACGCTGCGGCTGTGCAGGCCGAACGCGTACCGCTTGCCCGACGAGGGAAGCCAGTAGACGCCGCCTCCGCTGTCCCCGGGACACGGGTCGTACCCCTCGTACCGGACCAGACCCCGCTGCGACGCGTCACTGGTCTTGGTGATCACACCGCACGGGTTGCCGAACGTGGCGGGCGCCGCGTACCGGGCCGACACGCAGACCACGTCGCCGACCCAGATGAACGACATCGTGTGCGCCCGGCCCTTGACCGGCACCCAGGTCGAGGCGGAGATGGCGATCCGGCCGAGGGTGTCCGCCGCGTACCCGGCGTTGGTGACCTGGATGGCCCCGGCGTCCACCGCGCCGGAGTTGAGCGCGTTCACCGGGTGCATCGGGCCGATCGGGGTGCCGGCGGTGGACCAGTTGGTCACCGAGCCGCCGCCGCAGTGGCCGGAGGTCAGCGCCCACCGCGTGCCGGTGCTGCTGCGCGCCGTGAAGCCCAGCGAGCAGCCGCCGCCGGAGCGCCGGATCACCAGGCCGGAGCGCAGGTTGTCGTTGCAGTTGGCCCGGGACGTGCAGACGTCCTCCTCGACCTCGTCGACGCTAGCCGGCACGATGGTCGCCCAGCTCGGCACGGCGCCCTTCGGGAGGCTGGCCTCCTCCTGCGCGGTGAGGGCGACGGTGACCTTGTTGCTCTCCACCTCGACCCCGACCCGGCCCTTGGCCAGCACGGCGAGCTGGTCGGCGCCGGCCCGGACCGTGTCGGCGAGCCGCTCCAACTCGTCGTAGCTGCGCTCGACCACCCGGGCCTGGACGGTGAGCCCGAGGGAGCGCCCGACCGTCGCGGCGCGGTCCGCGCTCGCCTGATCGGTCAGCGCCACGTGGGTGACGCCCGACAGCGGGTCGAAGTGCCCCCCGCCGTACGTCTGGGGCTCCTTGGCCAACTGCTCGTGCAGCTGCTTGCGGGCGTCCTGCTGGCTGGCGGCGAGCCTGGCGGCGCCGTCCGAGATGGTCGGGTAGACGGTCCGGTAGGCGAGGATCGCCGCCTGGATCTCGTCCTGGCCGCTGTCGGCGG
The sequence above is a segment of the Micromonospora sp. WMMD882 genome. Coding sequences within it:
- a CDS encoding sporulation protein; its protein translation is MVFKKMLSAFGVGGPSVDTVLANPNTRPGLTLDGQVNLVGGDAPANIEHITLGLVTRVEVESGDGEYAGVMEFHRMGVSGPLQLAPKQQLAIPFQLPVPWETPITDVYGQRLHGMTMGLRTELAIARAVDKGDLDQVNVHPLPVHERILEAFQRLGFRFKKADLERGHIYGVQQTLPFYQEIEFFAAPQYAHTVNEVELTFVTSQQGVDVVLECDKRGGFLTPGQDSFGRYTVSHADADRVDWTQVVDGWLGETVNRFGGLRGGGFAAPHGYGHGGHGHGHGGGMGGMVAAGALGVAGGLVAGELIEEAFEGDDEGDFEE
- a CDS encoding cellulase family glycosylhydrolase, whose protein sequence is MKTRLSVVASALLAFVVGLVAFGMSPAHAAAGFTVADGKLLDANGNEFIMRGVNHAHTWYPQQTSSFADVKRLGANSVRVVLASGQRWTKNDTADVTNVVSLCKQNRLICVLEVHDTTGYGEQAGAATLAQAVDYWISVKSALAGQEKYVILNIGNEPYGNQGYGTWATDTSNAIKRLRTAGFEHTIMVDAPNWGQDWSFTMRDNAASVFAADPARNTVFSIHMYGVFDTAAEVSDYLGRFRSAKLPIVVGEFGHDHSDGNPDEDAILSYSQANGIGWLGWSWSGNGGGVEYLDLAVNFDPNNLSSWGQRLFDGANGIKQTAREASVYGNATPNPTTPAPTTPAPTTPAPTTPAPTTPAPTTPPPAGRSCAATYALIGSWQGGFQAEVKVTAGPSAINGWTVTWTYANGQRVTQFWNATVTGSGSSVTAKNVSYNGSLGAGVSTTFGFIGSAQSSNPAPTLSCAAA
- a CDS encoding TIGR03557 family F420-dependent LLM class oxidoreductase, which translates into the protein MVKVGYTLMCEQAGPKELVDYAVRAEAAGFDQLVVSDHYYPWLESQGHSPYAWSVLGAVAHATSRAELMSFVTCPIRRYHPAVVAQKASTVGVLSDGRFTLGVGAGENLNEHVVGGWPHVQQRHEMFEEALQIIRPLLNGETLTFSGNHYDVPDAYVWDRPSRPVPMAVAASGRQSATLAAEYGNGVISTEPDRHLIEMYDDAGGAGQPRYGQVAICYGPDESECRKIVHDQFRWFGLGWKVNAELPGPDSFEAATEYVREEDVAEGISCGPDVDRHVAAFKKFVDAGFSHVALVQVGGDTQPMFLDWAREELLPRLREL
- a CDS encoding alpha/beta fold hydrolase: MTRDGFGPARLRLALAAPRPAAGLVSQWRVVDGIRTHCRRTTEPAGGRLPVVLVHGLAVSHRYLTPLAVALAATHPVFVPDLPGFGLSSPPAAAYDATRHAAHLAAWLDAYRLESVCLVGHSFGAEVAAALAVRRPETVAALALAGPTSDPAARSRRGQFGRFLVDTLREAKLQAPVLLRDILDAGPRRVHATLSHSVRNPVETDLVRISAPTLVVTGSRDPIAPPAWRDTVGRLVPTARVVAVPGAAHNVATTAPAQVADAVSAFLDHCPRNG
- a CDS encoding helix-turn-helix transcriptional regulator encodes the protein MADDMGSTVPRRQLGRALRELRSEAQMTLDGAADALHCSRQKVWRIESGLGPIRPLDVRALCDLYSATPELTQALIALAQETKAKGWWHSYLDAIPEWFELYLDLESSTSRLREYDDTLIPGLLQTRGYARGVYQHRLRISEEERERLVEARLQRQTLLQRRLPPAPRFEVVVSESALLRVVGDPATMAEQLRHLIGMSTLPHIVIRVLPFSTGLHFGAVAGPFVVLDFPVGKRIDPAPSIIYKESLTGALYLDRKEELAIYEEVWASLTSLALDEQQSRRLIDKITTEVHRG
- a CDS encoding DUF397 domain-containing protein, which encodes MADLTGAQWRKSTRSGDNGGNCVEVADNLPGIVAVRDSKDPTGPALTFSRDAWAAFTAVTARRHR